One genomic window of Bombus fervidus isolate BK054 chromosome 14, iyBomFerv1, whole genome shotgun sequence includes the following:
- the LOC139994417 gene encoding antichymotrypsin-2-like produces MRYIQHLQDTIWDHFQPGTQQEQYYCLLVRRSFWLVALSLITMSEAEKNVEALRSVVEGANQFSSSFFQTVVKHNPGNLITSPLSASIVLAMTAFGARGNTEAQFRNVLHLPTSESLATSGYQSLIDNLNSFKDNKLVIASKVFVAASLNLKPSYKNLTEVYFRSASQLVNFAQNKEAANIINSWVEQNTNNLIKELINAEMLSDTTRLVLVNAIYFKGEWKDKFDPTLTRDKPFHISKDEVKDVPTMYRHGNYKLGVLPDLNATFIVIPYKGDELSMVIILPNEIDGLSDVEKKLQSTSLTNILSQGSEIAAALWLPKFKVESMLELNDVLIEMGLTDAFTTADFSEIADGEDLHISDVIQKAYIEVNEEGSEAAAVYDPMMDFMCIPYRTRMRINKPFFYYIIKTMHDEKENDITLSLFCGSVNEPKL; encoded by the exons TAAGAAGAAGTTTCTGGTTGGTGGCTCTTTCCCTAATAACAATGTCAGAGGCAGAGAAAAATGTTGAAGCACTGCGCTCCGTTGTGGAAGGTGCGAATCAATTTAGTTCTTCATTTTTCCAG ACTGTGGTAAAACACAATCCTggcaaccttataacgtcccCTTTAAGTGCAAGTATTGTTCTTGCTATGACAGCTTTTGGAGCTCGTGGAAACACAGAAGCCCAGTTTAGAAATGTACTTCATCTGCCAACTTCAGAGAGTCTTGCCACATCTGGTTATCAGTCACTTATTGATAATCTCAAC AGTTTTAAAGACAATAAACTGGTTATTGCAAGTAAAGTCTTCGTAGCAGCAAgtttaaatttgaaaccaagttacaaaaatttaacagaagtTTACTTCCGCTCTGCTTCTCAATTGGTAAACTTTGCTCAAAATAAGGAAGctgcaaatattattaatagttgggtcgaacaaaatacaaataatctCATTAAAGAGCTTATAAATGCTG AAATGCTAAGTGACACAACAAGGTTAGTACTTGTCaatgcaatatattttaaaggcGAATGGAAAGATAAGTTCGACCCTACGTTGACGCGCGATAAGCCATTTCACATTAGTAAAGATGAAGTAAAAGATGTTCCTACAATGTATAGACATGGTAATTACAAACTTGGAGTACTTCCAGATTTAAATGCTACATTCATTGTAATACCATACAAG GGTGACGAATTGAGTATGGTCATAATTCTTCCAAATGAAATTGATGGTTTGTCCGATGTtgagaaaaaattacaaagtacaAGTTTAACGAACATTCTAAGTCAAGGAAGTGAGATAGCAGCGGCATTATGGTTACCAAAGTTCAAGGTGGAAAGTATGCTTGAACTTAATGATGTCTTAATagag ATGGGTTTGACTGATGCGTTTACTACTGCTGATTTTTCTGAGATTGCTGATGGTGAAGATTTGCATATCAGTGATGTTATACAAAAGGCGTACATTGAAGTGAATGAAGAAGGAAGCGAAGCTGCCGCTGTTTATG ATCCCATGATGGACTTCATGTGTATTCCTTACAGAACGAGGATGAGAATTAATAagccttttttttattatatcataaaaacTATGCAtgacgaaaaagaaaatgatataacACTCTCATTATTCTGCGGTTCTGTTAACGAACCCAAACTCTAA